The window TCACCTCCAGTTCCGGTTGGTTTGGTTTTTTAAAGAAACTTTTAGCTAAGTCATCAAAAATTTATACCATAACTACCTATTTTTGTCAATAAATTATTGATAACTAGCTCAAAACCTGCTAAACTTAAACCATGAGTAAATCTGATTTTAGCCAAAATTGGGGAATTATTGGCCATAGTAATGTGGTTGATTTTTTAAAAAAAACCATAGCCGTTGGTAATATTTCCCACGCCTATCTTTTTTCTGGTCCAGCCGGTATTGGCAAGAAAAAAATCACCCGAGCGCTGATCAAAGCCTTGTTTTGTGCCAAACCAAGTAGTGGCAACCCTTGCGACCAGTGTTCTGAATGCTTGCAGCTAGAAAAAAACATCCACCCCGATGTTTTTTTGGTTGATCGTCTAGTTGACCCCAAAACCGAAAATCTCAAAAAAAACATTTCTATTGAACAAGTCCGGGAGTTAAAAAACAAGTTAAGCCTTGGTTCATTTCTTAATTCTTACAAAATTGCGGTTGTAAACCAGGCTGAATTAATGAGCACTGAAGCAGCAAATGCTTTGTTAAAAATATTAGAAGAGCCAGAGCAAAAGGTAGTTTTAATACTGATTGCTCGCGATACTGACGTTATACCTAAAACCATTCTGTCACGCTGCCAAAATTTCAACTTAGAGCTGGTTGACCGTAACCTAATCCATGAATCGTTGATAAAAATGGGGAGTACCAGAAATTTAGCTGACAACTTGTCCTATCTGGCCGCTGGCAGACCGGGTCTGGCTGTAAAATTTTTTCGTGACAATGAACCATTCTCTTTGCGCCAAGAAAAAGTCAAAGAATTTTTGCGCCTGACTAGCGGCACTTTGGCAGAGAAGTTCCAAATTGTAGAAGTCTTAAGCAAAGAAGGCGAGGGATTAATCAATAAAATCAAAAATATTGAAGAAAGTCTGGATGTCTGGCAGTCAGTTATTCGCGACGTAATACTGATCAAAAATTGCCGACAGGATACGCCTGACGGGATTATCAATTATTGGTTGCAGGAAGAGCTAAAAAAGGCTAATATATATAAAAAGGACACGGTTGAATTGCGCGGCTGGATAGCAGCTATTGATCAAACCAAGGCACTGTTTGGTAGCAACGTTAACCCACAGCTAGCACTTGAACATTTGGTTTTACAGTTCTAATCATTTATCAGCTTATGAAATGTATCGTCTGCCAAAAAGAATTTACAATTTCCAATGACGACCAAGGTTTTTATAATAAGATAGCCGTCCCAGAACCAAAGCGATGCCCAGAATGCCGCTTGCTTGGCCGACTCGCTTTTCGCAATGAAAGAAATCTTTACCGACGCAAATGCGACGCTACGGGAAAAGAGATTATTTCTCTCTATCAACCGCAAAGCGCCTACAAAATTTACGACGCTACTTACTAGTGGTCTGATCAGTGGAACCCTCTTGATTATGGTAGAGATTTCGATTTTAGCCGTGAACTATTTCCACAACTGCAAGAGCTGTTTCTTGCTGTGCCGCGCATCGGTATAGTCAGCCATCAATCTGCCGTAAATTGTGACTACTGTGTCAGCATGATGGGTGAAAACTGCTATCTTTGTTTTACTGGTTTAGCCGAAAACGGTTTATATTTAACCTGGGTAATAAGATGCAAAGAATGCACTGACGGCCTCCACATTGAAAACTGCGAATTATGTTATGAGTTAACCGGCTCCAAAAACTGTTATAACGTAAATTTTTCAGAAGAAGCCTATGATTGCCGTGACTCAACCTTTTTGTTTGACTGCCACGGTTGTCATGATTGTTTTGGTGGAGCCAATCTGCGCAACGCCGCTTATGTTTTCTGGGGTGAACAGCTCAATCAAAAAACTTATGAAGAGAAAATTAAAACCGTTCACCTGGGAAACCATGAAGAACTCCAAAAATATAAAAAGCTTTTTGCCACGATCAAAAAACAAGCGATTTATAAAAATCTAGAAAACAACAAATCCGTCGATTGCTATCGCTCTGAATACCTGGATGGTTGCAAAAACTGCCGAGACTGTCGTGAACTGATAAATTGTGAAAACATTAATTTTTGTGATAATGGATTGGAGTTAAAAGATACCGTTGACACCTCTTATTTTGGCGTTAAAAGTCAGCTTGGCTACGAACTTTTAGGTGGTGGTACCGGCAGTTACAACACAAAATTTTGCGACACTGTTCGTTCTTCGAATAATTTGGAATATTGCAGTTTTTGTCAGTCTTGCACCGACTGCTTTGGTTGCAGCGGACTGCAAAACAAAAAATATTGTATTTTAAACAAACAGTATAGCGAAGATGAGTATTTTTCACTCGTCAAAAAAATCAAGGATCATGCTTTAAAAACAGGGGAGTATGGAGAATTTTTTCCGCTGAACATGTCATTTTTTCCTTACAACGACACCATGGCAGCAATCAGCTTTCCTAAAACCAAAACTGAAGTCGAAACGCTCGACGGTTATTGGCAAGAACAGGAAAAAAATAAAATTTACACTAACGCTATCGCTGCCAAAGACTTGCCAAACAATATAAAAGATGTCGGCGACGATATCCTGAGTAAAACCATTATTTGTGAAACAACCGGCAACGGTTTCAAAATCATTAAAGAAGAACTGGCTTTTTATCGTGCGCATAATATTGCCCTACCAAGAATTCATCCAGAAGTCAGATATCAGCAAAGATTAGGAAAGCGTCGTAATGGCGAGATAGCATTACGTAACTGCGATAAATGTGGCAAAGAAATGGAGTCTTCAATCAAACTAAATAACGGACTACGCGTTTATTGTGAGCAGTGTTATCAAAAATCAATATATTAAAAACTTTTTAAATTTATGACCAAAAAATTTTTACTAGTTTTAAGCATTTTTCTCGCGATTTTTGTATTAGCCGGTTGCGAAGTGTCTATCAAAAAA of the Patescibacteria group bacterium genome contains:
- a CDS encoding DNA polymerase III subunit — translated: MSKSDFSQNWGIIGHSNVVDFLKKTIAVGNISHAYLFSGPAGIGKKKITRALIKALFCAKPSSGNPCDQCSECLQLEKNIHPDVFLVDRLVDPKTENLKKNISIEQVRELKNKLSLGSFLNSYKIAVVNQAELMSTEAANALLKILEEPEQKVVLILIARDTDVIPKTILSRCQNFNLELVDRNLIHESLIKMGSTRNLADNLSYLAAGRPGLAVKFFRDNEPFSLRQEKVKEFLRLTSGTLAEKFQIVEVLSKEGEGLINKIKNIEESLDVWQSVIRDVILIKNCRQDTPDGIINYWLQEELKKANIYKKDTVELRGWIAAIDQTKALFGSNVNPQLALEHLVLQF
- a CDS encoding zinc-ribbon domain containing protein; this encodes MKCIVCQKEFTISNDDQGFYNKIAVPEPKRCPECRLLGRLAFRNERNLYRRKCDATGKEIISLYQPQSAYKIYDATY